From Deinococcus betulae, one genomic window encodes:
- a CDS encoding DsbA family protein, giving the protein MNVPLARLLTLAALTLGSAAQAQLFSTPQQTTGQAILRGFTPDGLATLRRGATTLTLDLAGGAVVGVLTETDNVPDLARGIAAGWGMKEADLAGLTNNLAAPQFLESAREGYQDFSDDNATDFLVIKVTGEGTQTRYRAYQAVQVWPASAFPATKNVSGAATAPNTLSIFSDFQCPYCKQLWDTALQTWERQPALYRTAHYQFPLDFHKNAYGAAEASECAGAQGKFWPYADTLFAQFSTWTRLDTPDAPGKFSAYAGTAGLNTAAFKTCLGQHTFKASVEAQIKAGMALGVRGTPTVFLNGIKLLDYSDAAELALVRAITTATPSARSVIDARLKTLR; this is encoded by the coding sequence GTGAATGTTCCTCTTGCCCGGCTTCTGACCCTTGCCGCCCTGACCCTGGGCAGCGCCGCCCAGGCGCAACTGTTCTCTACACCGCAGCAGACGACTGGGCAGGCGATTCTTAGGGGCTTTACGCCGGACGGCCTTGCGACCCTGCGCCGGGGCGCCACCACCCTGACGCTGGACCTGGCCGGCGGCGCCGTGGTGGGAGTGCTGACCGAAACCGACAACGTGCCTGACCTGGCGCGCGGCATTGCCGCAGGCTGGGGCATGAAAGAGGCCGACCTTGCGGGGCTGACCAACAATCTGGCAGCCCCGCAATTTCTGGAGAGTGCGCGCGAGGGTTACCAGGATTTCAGTGACGACAACGCCACCGACTTCCTGGTCATCAAGGTCACTGGCGAGGGCACCCAGACACGCTACCGCGCCTACCAGGCGGTGCAGGTGTGGCCGGCCAGCGCCTTCCCCGCCACCAAGAATGTCAGCGGCGCGGCCACGGCGCCCAACACCCTGAGTATCTTCAGCGACTTTCAGTGCCCCTACTGCAAACAGCTGTGGGACACGGCCCTCCAGACCTGGGAACGGCAGCCTGCGCTGTACCGCACGGCGCACTACCAGTTCCCGCTGGACTTTCACAAAAACGCTTACGGCGCGGCCGAAGCCAGCGAATGTGCAGGCGCGCAGGGCAAGTTCTGGCCCTACGCCGACACCCTGTTTGCTCAGTTCAGCACCTGGACCCGCCTGGACACACCTGACGCACCGGGCAAATTCAGCGCCTACGCGGGGACAGCGGGCCTGAACACAGCCGCCTTCAAAACCTGCCTGGGCCAGCACACGTTCAAGGCCAGCGTCGAAGCGCAGATCAAAGCGGGGATGGCCCTCGGGGTGCGGGGCACGCCGACCGTCTTTCTGAACGGCATTAAGCTGCTGGATTACAGCGACGCGGCTGAACTGGCGCTGGTGCGCGCCATCACAACCGCCACGCCTTCGGCCCGGAGCGTGATCGACGCGCGCCTGAAGACCCTGCGCTAG
- a CDS encoding glycerophosphodiester phosphodiesterase, with protein MRQRWSWVWGLGLAAGLVACQGQGTPANALITGQTLNIAHQGGEGLWPSNTMLAYRNAAALGVDMLEMDMHATRDGELVLSHDGTLDRLTNTQGRIADLTLAEVLAADAGYTLSLDGGATYPFRAQGVQVAQLSEVLATFPNTPLIIEIKQAQPSVAAPFCKTLREAGAASRVVVASFSDAALNEFRAACPEVMTSMTERELRPLVLLSKVGLAGLAPAAGRVAQVPVRSGGIEVVTPAFVRAMHARGVAVQVWTINDPAEMRRLVALGVDGIITDRPDLLKEVLAEAR; from the coding sequence ATGCGACAACGCTGGAGCTGGGTATGGGGGCTGGGGCTGGCGGCGGGTTTGGTGGCCTGTCAGGGGCAAGGAACGCCGGCCAATGCACTGATCACGGGACAGACGCTGAACATTGCCCATCAGGGGGGCGAAGGGCTCTGGCCCAGCAACACCATGCTGGCCTACCGGAACGCCGCGGCGCTGGGTGTGGACATGCTGGAAATGGATATGCACGCCACGCGCGACGGGGAGCTGGTGCTGTCGCACGACGGCACACTGGACCGCCTGACGAACACCCAGGGCCGTATCGCCGACCTGACATTAGCCGAGGTCCTGGCGGCCGACGCCGGCTACACCCTGTCGCTGGACGGAGGCGCCACCTATCCTTTCCGGGCGCAGGGCGTGCAGGTGGCGCAGTTGTCCGAGGTGCTCGCCACCTTTCCAAACACACCACTGATTATCGAGATCAAACAGGCGCAGCCCAGCGTGGCCGCTCCCTTCTGCAAGACCCTGCGGGAAGCGGGCGCGGCCAGCCGGGTGGTCGTGGCCAGTTTCAGCGACGCGGCCTTGAATGAGTTTCGCGCCGCGTGCCCCGAAGTCATGACGAGCATGACCGAACGCGAACTGCGGCCCCTGGTGCTGCTGAGCAAGGTGGGGCTGGCGGGCCTGGCCCCGGCCGCCGGGCGCGTGGCCCAGGTGCCGGTGCGCTCTGGGGGAATCGAGGTGGTGACCCCGGCCTTTGTGCGCGCCATGCACGCGCGTGGCGTGGCCGTGCAGGTCTGGACCATCAACGACCCGGCCGAGATGCGGCGCTTGGTGGCGCTGGGCGTGGACGGCATCATCACTGACCGGCCTGACCTGCTGAAAGAGGTGCTGGCCGAGGCCCGCTAA